The DNA region ctaaattaattattttctaagtTACTtagtgttgattgttgttaattctctaatttaatcttagtttgttaattttttaagttaattattgacttattgttaattgttgttaattttctgaatttattgttgtctgagttaattattttttggatTAATTTTGTTGAGTTGATTCTTGTTAATTTACTTAGTTTGTTACAATTTACTCATTTGAATATATGAACTTTGATTTGATTATTTAATATGTGTTGATTATGTTTATAGTTTGTGTGTTGATTATATTTATAGTTTGTATTAAAGGTGTACAACTTACTATTCTGGAAAATATGCCTGTAAATGGTAGATCTCTAATGCTGGTAATTCTTTATTTATAGCTTAATGGTTGATAATGCAAAATCTCCAACTAGGTTTGTAAGTTACTAAAATTATATAACTTTAAATAGATATATCATTTGAAAGATATACATATGCATGTTAGTGGATTATTTGAAATCTTAATGTGCCATGATATGTTAATTGATTCTTTGTAAATTTGTCCCATTTGCCTATAACTTGCATTAATTTGTCCCATTTGTAGATAAACATGGAATACTTATAATCTTAATTTGTCTCATTTGTATAATTACTTTTTGAGATAAGTACTGTTTTAATCCCTAAGATTTAAactcaaaatcaaaattgtccctaattttttttcatttaaaatggTATCTAACGTTAAAATTATTTATGAAATCATCCTTTTAACCATTTTATATATCTTTATCCCATTAATCCATTAATCTTATTCTCTCATTTGTCTGACTAAAATCCTATCTTCAGCTCCTTTATTCAAACacacaaagataaaaaaaagagaaaagaaaaagaaagaaggtgaACGAGAgttaaagaagagagagagagagagaagagaaggggaATCATCGGTGGAATTGAGTGATGCTGCATCGTCGAAGAGCAGCAATTTCAGATCTCTCTTTCTTCAGTTTCAGATctttttttcctcctttttttcTGGTGATCGTTTCAAAGACCAGCGGTGGTGACAGTTTTGACGATTTtgacccccctctctctctcctctacgTTCTCTTTCTTCTTTCGACGGTGGTAACAGTGATAGGGACGGAGCCAGTGGATTAATTGTCGTTGTCACGTCGAAAAGCAGCGGTTTTAGATCTCCATTTCCTCAATTTCAGATctcctttttctcccttttttggaGACAGTTTTGAAGACCAGCGGTAGCAGTACTTTCGACGATtttgagctctctctctctctctctctctctctctctctctctctgcattCTCTCTTCTTTTGACAGTGGTGGGAACAGCGATGGATTCCTTACTCTCATTgtctaatgatgagcggataatttatacgcgttttggcattgttttcatataagtttagtatgttttagttactttttattatatttttattagtttttatgcaaaaatcacatttctggattttactatgagtttgtgtatttttctgtaatttcaggtattttctggctgaaattgaagaacctgagcaaaaatctgattcagaggccgagaaaggactgcagatgctattggattctgacctccctgcactcaaacgcgtttttctagagctacagaagtttaattggcacgttctcaattgggttggaaagctaacatcttgggctttccagcaatgtttaatagtccatacttttcctgagatttgatggcccaaattggcgttcaaacgccagccaaagacccttttctgaTGTAAAATGttggaactggcaccagaactggagttaaacgcccaaattggcatccaagctggcgtttaactctagaaaaggcctatgcacgtgtaaagctcaatgctcagcccaagcacacaccaagtgggctccggaagtggatttctgcactatttgcacttagttacttattttctgtaatccttagtaactagtttagtataaatagtacttttactattgtattttataaTCTTTGGATCGAGTTTCATGCTTGGCTGGCCttacagccatgcctagacctttttctcttatgtattttccaacagtggagtttctacacctcatagattaaggtgcggagctctgctgttcttcatgaattaatgcaagtactattatttttctttcaattcacacttacttcttctccaagatatactctcgtacttaattcagttaagtcagaatgaaggggtgacccgtgacaatcacccactatcttcgttactcgcttagccaagatccgcgtgcctgacaaccacaagcggtctacatgatgttcaacgtagtcattggacgatagccggagtatagtctcttgggtctctgatccacggatttgacttacctctcctgacaacagagcattcgaatccatgagattagaaccttcgtggtagaggctagaaccaattggcaacattcctgagatccgaaaagtctaaatcttgtctgtggtattccgagtagaatctgggacgggatgactgtgacgagtttcaaactcacaaatgttgggcgcagtgacagtgtgtaaaaggatagagagatcctattccgacacaagtgagaaccgacagatgattagctgtgcagtagctgtgcctggtatttttcatccgagatgagaaatccgatagttgattagccgtacagaaatcgtagctggaccattttcactgagagaatggatggtagctattgacaatggtgatccaccaacatacagcttgccatggaagggagcacgcatgattggatgaagacaatagaaaagcagaggttcagaagcaacaaagcatctccaaatgcttatctgaaatttccaccaatgaattacataagtatctttattttaatttacggtTTACtcatctttcaattatcaaaactcataaccaattgaatccgcctgattaagatttacaagatgaccatagcttgctttaagccggcaatctccgtgggatcgacccttactcgcgtaaggttttattacttggacgacccagtgcacttgctggttagttgtatcagagttgtgaaaagtgtgatttacaattccgtgcaccatctAATCATCCATTTCTCCTGAGCACATTGTATCTCTCTTGTCTCTTTCTATACTAACACTACAAAAAATGGTGAATACTGTCGAATTTAATATCGCACATTAGTGTCGAATTTATGGGCTGTGTATGTGTCAAATTCATTAGGTCAAATCATTACCGACGAATTTTCATTTACGACTGTAAATTCGCCGGTAATAAttggagaaaaacaaaaaaataggcaCGAAATTTAGCATGAAATTTACCAGCTGATTTTTCCATCGGTAAGTGGAACGCTACATTATGACCCGCAATGCATTAGCATCAGATTTATCCAccgtaaatccgacggtaaacttatcctaaattcaaaagaaaaacctTCTCCCtcatttacacacacacacacacacacacacacacacacactctctctctctctctctctctctctctctctctaactttctcctttctctttctttcttctttctaccTCCAGCAGCTCCTCCAACCACCTTCTGCCAGCGTCGACCACTTGCATTCTTTTTTAAAGACTTCGTGGAGTTGCCTAATCCTGTTTCGTTCCTGAAACAATGCTTCTCCCTTTGTCTCCCCAGCAGTTGGTGTCGCTGCTGCTGTTGCACCTTCTGTCACCAGAGCTGTGTCTCTCCTTCCTCTTTTAGGTAGGTTGTCCTTATCCCTTTTTCTATTCTATCTTTGTTTTTActtcattttaaataaaataaaccataagcCCCTTTttgaaccctaaccctaaccctaatcttgtttttacttttttttagttaGCTTTATTTTATTAATACGTGTTTAtgcttttcattattattatcataataaattttattttagtattcttATTCATTGACATAAAATTATTCTAAGTAAGCTATTTGTGTGTTGTAATTTCTTGGACAACTCATCATCCCAATACTAATGTTGCTATTAAGTTGTTTAGGCAAGCTAATTCCTTGTCATTGTTAACTATTTGCTTattagattattttaatttagttttttttgttaagtTCTTTTGGTCTATTTCTAAATATAGTCTAGGTATTGTTGAATTGAATATTGAATCATATGTTGAATATGAGGGTACTGGCGAATTGTGATATATTTAGGTAAACATATGTAATAATATTGAACATGttagttttttttaggtttagttactctgttggtccctatagtttcgcaaaattttcaattaagtccctatattttttttccttttaattgggtccctgcaccaatttttttttcaattaagtccctaccGTTACCAAACAATTAGATTTAACGGAATATTCCGTTCCTAAATTAAAGATTCTCTAACTTTTTCCTATATCTCTAATTCTGCTTCACACTTATTTTCTGAAATACCAAAATAACCCTCTCACACTTAAAAAAAACCTAGCTAGCCCTCAGTTGCTCTGTGGAGATCGCATTCACTATCATCTCCTGCGTCGGTCCATCGTCTTCATCCATCTGTGACGTCGTCTGCAGCGGACGCTTGGTGGTCGGCCGTCCGTCGCCTCCTTCTCTCTACGTTGGTTTGTTCTGCATTATTCTGTTCGGAGGTCTTCTGCGCTATTTTTCCCATCTAAGCCGTCGCCGTCTCTCCCGGTGCTTTGCCTCGCCTGACGTCGCTGCGCCGCACTGCACCGCGCCGAGCCTCGCCGCGCCGCACTGCACCGCGCCGAGCCTCGCCGCGCCTGACCTCCCGTCTGGCATCTCGTCCCTGCGCCGCGCCTCTCCTCGATCTCCCTGTACTCGATCTGTCACAAAACAGGTAACAtataacatttaatttttttcagcTTTTAAAACTTGATGTAACATGTTCatgctaattttaattttcaaaaaaatatggcATTGGTTGAGTACCTaatttttgaattgatttatgaattattttgATATAGTAATTTAGGATTATAATATGAATATTTATGtacaaaaattttgttaattAGTGAAATgacatataaattaattttttgctgatgatgaattttgtttattgttgattgttgattatTGATTGTTGTTGCTGGGAATGATGCTGCTTTATTAGGACtctgtttctcttttttttaatgtagTGATGGGGGATTCAGATTTTATCATCATGGTGGCAAGTTTCAGGTATTTCTACTAAATTTGGGTTTTGTTGGTGATGCAACAACAAGtgatgattaaattttattttagtttttcaacTGTTGGATCAGAGGAGATGAAGGGACCAGGTGGCATGTGGGAAGGAAACAGTCAGATGACTTTTATTTGTTTGAATTACAAAGATCGAGAACATGTGGGTTTCTGTCAGCATTGGATAATAATTCTTCTCAACAATGTCTTCCTCCCAATACACTAAGAACGGGAGAAATTTTATGCTTAAAACAACTAGTAGTCAAACGACATCCTCTCTCGATTCTAATGCTTCAGGTACAATGTTGAGAAATCTTGATTGTTAAATACCTTTAATTTTGCTTATGCTTATTTTTAGTTGTCGCTTGTATATAATTTGACTTTATTTGATTACGTAACCAGCATCCTGAATGACAAGGAGAACCAATTGATCTAGTTGTGAAGCTTAGTTTGCTAAAACTAGTTTTAATTGtactaaaaaattttgattatgaGTTCTGATTATGTATTTTATCtgtaattaattgattatgttagaaaTAAGGAAAGAGGTGAGATTGGAGATaaggtgtttgattaaatgccttTGAGAGAGTTGAATTGATTATGAGTTCTTATTATGTATTTTATctataattaattgattatgaGTTTAATTGATCATTGTCATAGAGGCATATATGACTCTCAGAGATCGTGGTTCCTATCTTGCTGCTCAGGTCATGAGAGATTTTCAAGGCAAATTTGTGTTTATTCCGTTTGACAGTGGTTCTAAAACCGCGTTTATTGCTGCAGTGAGTAATCCTTGGTCTATTTATTTTGCTCTCATATTTATTTGCTGGTAATTTGCTTCTATATGACTATACCCTGGGGTACAATGCATCTTCCTGCTCTTTCTCAGGATGCTGATGGGTGTGTTCCTTTCTTTTGGAGAGCTGATGTTGATGGAAATCTTGTTCTTGCAGATGAGAAAGAGGTTATAACTAAGAGCTGTGGGACATCTTCTGCACCATTTTTTAAAGGTAATATTAAAATGATTTTATGTGAAAAATTGGTGACTGTTTTGTGCCTGCTGTGCTGAGTATTTTCTGTGAGAATTCACGTTTTAAAGATATGCTCGCGAAGAGTGAATTAAGGGGAAGAATAGAAATTATTTATCCTCCTAATGGTTCCTTTTAAGCATCTTAACTAAATGATAGAAAAACCTATTGGCTTTTAAAGTTTTCAGAACATTGAAATTATATACTTCTTATTTCATTTAGCATTTAGAAGGATGTTTAGGAATTCTAGAATGCTATATCAATATCCTTACTCGGGGAAGAAAGGAATTAAGAGTTGGTAACCCAGGAATGAAAAATGTAGGTACAtagatattttctttttcctcacCCACCTTTGTTTTTTATGGTTTACTTTACAATATCTTTTCCATTTCAAGGTCCTTTTATTATTCCAAATTATACATCATGCGGCAAAAAATAACTTGCATTGCTGCTTGTTTAGGATTCTTATTTACAACATCCGGAGGTTTGAGCAATTTTGAGCATCCACTTAATGAGGTGAAGTCCATCCCAAGAGTTGACAGTTCTGGTCAGGTGTGTGGTGCAACTTTCAAAGTGGATAAGGCTAAGAAGGAATCAACTAGCATGTCAAGGGTTGGGAGTGCTGCTAACTGGTTGAATAATATCTAAATATGAATTTTGTTTGAACTAAGGCTCTTATTATATCCTAGACTCggttgaattttcatgttctagTACTAAAAAATATGTTGATGTCAGAGTTAGATCATATAATTGTCAAGCCTATACCATACTTGGCTAGAGATGGTCTTGGAGCTGCATTCCCTTTCTTTTATATTGAGCCAAATGTAATATTACATTATCTAATGAATAATTGAAGGATGGAactgaattttatatatatttattatcattatttctattttattttatctatttttttatgttcttaaggtattttaaaaataaaaaagatatttttgatacaatttatatataaataagcaaaagaatgatagtgacaaaataaaagaaattataggaatatctttcatgTTGTAGAATCATTGAAtaaggattatagaaatatctttcattgaatatttatagttttaccggattttcaattaggtccttatatttttttcttttcaatttggtccctaagggtatacaagtatttcacaatttactaacatttttttaacGTTTAACGTTAagagggactaaattgaaaaaaaaatgtatagggacccaattaaaaggaaaaaaagtataggaacctaattgaaaatttcgcgaaactatagggaccaacagagtaattaaaccttttttttaattcaattgataattgaagtttTGAATATAGAAAGATATAGGAGTGGTCTTTGTTGCTATTAAATTATGtcatttatgtaaaaaaaattaatttgatattagTTTGTTGATGAAGTTAAATATATTGTTgataatttagttttatttaaactGTTTCAGGAAAGATTcagattattttaatttgaaattcaagaaatgaaaatTCActtaattaaaacaattaaattgAATGAATTAA from Arachis hypogaea cultivar Tifrunner chromosome 10, arahy.Tifrunner.gnm2.J5K5, whole genome shotgun sequence includes:
- the LOC112717817 gene encoding uncharacterized protein; its protein translation is MGCVCVKFIRSNHYRRIFIYDCKFAAVGVAAAVAPSVTRAVSLLPLLAVAVSPGALPRLTSLRRTAPRRASPRRTAPRRASPRLTSRLASRPCAAPLLDLPVLDLSQNSDGGFRFYHHGGKFQIIVIEAYMTLRDRGSYLAAQVMRDFQGKFVFIPFDSGSKTAFIAADADGCVPFFWRADVDGNLVLADEKEVITKSCGTSSAPFFKGFLFTTSGGLSNFEHPLNEVKSIPRVDSSGQVCGATFKVDKAKKESTSMSRVGSAANWLNNI